A region of the Mycobacterium sp. NBC_00419 genome:
GAACGGCGCAGTGCGCGCTTCCGCAAGGAGACCGACTCGCTGGACACCCCCGGCGCCCCGGACCGCGCGGGCCCCGACGAGGTCAACTCCGCGCTGGACCGGCTGCTACTTGGCGACGCGCTGGCCCAGCTGTCCGCCGATCATCGCGCCGTGATCCGCCGGTCCTACTACCTGGGCTGGAGCACCGCCCAGATCGCGGCCGATCTGCAGATCGCCGAGGGGACGGTCAAATCGCGGCTGCACTATGCGGTGCGCACGCTGAGGCTGACGTTGCAGGAGATGGGGGTGACCAGATGATCGAACGCGATCCCTATGAGATGTGGGACGCCG
Encoded here:
- a CDS encoding sigma-70 family RNA polymerase sigma factor, coding for MDDSEAALMRVLYRDHAAALWRYAVRLTGDPVRAEDVVQETLLRAWQHPEVVDEADRSARAWMFTVARNMIIDERRSARFRKETDSLDTPGAPDRAGPDEVNSALDRLLLGDALAQLSADHRAVIRRSYYLGWSTAQIAADLQIAEGTVKSRLHYAVRTLRLTLQEMGVTR